Proteins encoded in a region of the Saccharothrix ecbatanensis genome:
- a CDS encoding phosphatidylserine decarboxylase, translating into MTADRDKNSGAVSHFVELARGIVPPMHPAGRPFVAGAAVATLLLRRYSRRFGVAGALLTAWVAWFFREPKRTTPTRPDVAVAPADGTVSHVVEAAPPAELGLGSAPMTRISVFLSVFDVHVQRVPVPGLVRQVSYRPGKFLSADLDKASEDNERNTVWLSTPSGQDVVVVQIAGLVARRIVCEVAEGDKVAVGQTYGLIRFGSRVDLYVPAGSRVLVEAGQRTIGGETVLAELPSEG; encoded by the coding sequence ATGACCGCCGATCGCGACAAGAACAGTGGTGCCGTCTCCCACTTCGTAGAGCTCGCCCGGGGCATCGTTCCCCCGATGCACCCCGCGGGCCGTCCCTTCGTGGCGGGCGCAGCCGTCGCGACACTGCTGCTGCGCCGGTACTCCCGCCGCTTCGGCGTCGCGGGCGCGCTCCTGACCGCGTGGGTCGCGTGGTTCTTCCGCGAACCCAAGCGCACCACACCGACCAGGCCCGACGTCGCCGTGGCGCCCGCCGACGGCACCGTGTCGCACGTGGTCGAGGCCGCGCCGCCCGCCGAACTCGGCCTGGGCTCCGCGCCGATGACCAGGATCAGCGTGTTCCTGTCGGTGTTCGACGTGCACGTCCAGCGCGTGCCCGTGCCCGGCCTGGTGCGGCAGGTGTCGTACCGGCCCGGCAAGTTCCTGTCCGCGGACCTGGACAAGGCGAGCGAGGACAACGAGCGCAACACCGTGTGGCTGAGCACGCCGTCCGGGCAGGACGTGGTGGTCGTGCAGATCGCCGGCCTGGTGGCGCGGCGGATCGTGTGCGAGGTGGCCGAGGGCGACAAGGTGGCGGTCGGGCAGACGTACGGCCTGATCCGGTTCGGCTCGCGGGTCGACCTGTACGTGCCGGCCGGCAGCCGGGTGCTGGTGGAGGCCGGGCAGCGCACCATCGGTGGCGAGACCGTGCTCGCCGAGCTTCCTTCGGAGGGCTGA
- the moeA gene encoding molybdopterin molybdotransferase MoeA: MVHVSNTLTRVADHKARVAGLLGTMPVVESPVGDCLGLVLAADVVASVPLPPFDNSAMDGYAVRAADVASAPVELPVTDDIPAGRTSSAPLEPGTAHRIMTGAPMPVGADAVVQVEWTDGGTSVVRVDRGVAVGANVRRMADDVAAGTTVLRAGTVLGPAQLGLAAALGFGALPVRRRPRVLVLSTGSELVGPGVELAPGQIYESNGVMLAAAVRESGGEAELLRFVPDDVEEFHAAIGPRLASVDLLLTSGGVSAGAYEVVKDAFTGRGVEFTKVAMQPGGPQGAGRYQGVAVATLPGNPVSAQVSFEVFIRPALRAAMGFSRVERPTAVARLSAAITSPAGRTQFRRGAYDPDSGQVVTPVGGPGSHLLSALAISNCLIVVPEDVTELAAGTEVAVHLLHGE; this comes from the coding sequence ATGGTGCACGTGTCCAACACGCTGACCCGAGTCGCTGATCACAAGGCCCGCGTCGCCGGGCTGCTGGGGACGATGCCGGTGGTGGAGTCCCCCGTCGGCGACTGCCTCGGCCTGGTGCTGGCCGCCGACGTGGTCGCGTCCGTGCCGCTGCCGCCGTTCGACAACTCGGCGATGGACGGTTACGCGGTGCGCGCGGCGGACGTGGCGTCGGCGCCGGTGGAGTTGCCGGTGACGGACGACATCCCCGCCGGGCGCACGTCGTCGGCGCCGTTGGAGCCGGGGACGGCGCACCGGATCATGACGGGCGCGCCGATGCCGGTGGGCGCGGACGCCGTGGTGCAGGTGGAGTGGACGGACGGCGGCACGTCGGTGGTGCGGGTCGACCGCGGGGTGGCCGTCGGGGCGAACGTGCGGCGGATGGCGGACGACGTGGCGGCGGGCACGACGGTGCTGCGTGCGGGCACGGTGCTCGGTCCGGCGCAGTTGGGGTTGGCGGCGGCGTTGGGGTTCGGCGCGCTGCCGGTCCGCCGCCGACCGCGCGTGCTGGTGCTGTCGACCGGGTCCGAGCTGGTGGGGCCGGGTGTGGAGTTGGCGCCGGGGCAGATCTACGAGTCGAACGGCGTGATGCTGGCGGCGGCGGTGCGCGAGTCGGGCGGCGAGGCGGAGCTGCTGCGGTTCGTGCCGGACGACGTGGAGGAGTTCCACGCGGCGATCGGGCCGCGGTTGGCGTCGGTGGACCTGCTGCTCACGTCCGGTGGGGTGAGCGCCGGGGCGTACGAGGTGGTGAAGGACGCGTTCACCGGGCGGGGCGTGGAGTTCACGAAGGTCGCGATGCAGCCGGGCGGGCCGCAGGGCGCGGGGCGGTACCAGGGTGTGGCGGTGGCGACGCTGCCCGGGAACCCGGTGAGCGCGCAGGTGTCGTTCGAGGTGTTCATCAGGCCGGCGTTGCGGGCCGCGATGGGGTTCTCCCGGGTGGAACGGCCGACCGCCGTGGCTCGGCTGAGCGCGGCGATCACGTCACCGGCGGGGCGCACGCAGTTCCGGCGCGGCGCGTACGACCCGGATTCGGGACAGGTGGTGACGCCGGTGGGCGGGCCCGGGTCGCACCTGCTGTCGGCGTTGGCGATCAGCAATTGCCTGATCGTGGTGCCGGAGGACGTCACGGAGCTGGCGGCGGGCACCGAGGTCGCGGTCCACCTCCTGCACGGGGAGTAG
- a CDS encoding AIM24 family protein: MQVRTRHTPTFGVARLVLAPTEPVLVERSSVLATSYGVGVETKAKAPGLTAALCTASAEGGWVDVAPALPGDLHVLELDGTTGWCVSRNAWLASAATVRIDPSAPPVRALHGGDNGFLAYAFGTGPVVLSCYGTLDVVTLEPGELVTLDSGHVVAFADTVQCRLRAVSPGGPQSVRNGEGLVLDFAGPGLVLTRTRSPRALASWLRDNGFSARP; this comes from the coding sequence TTGCAGGTCAGGACCCGTCACACCCCTACGTTCGGGGTCGCCCGACTCGTGCTCGCACCCACCGAACCGGTGCTCGTGGAGCGCTCTTCCGTGCTCGCGACCAGCTACGGCGTGGGTGTCGAGACCAAGGCCAAGGCGCCCGGCCTCACCGCCGCGCTGTGCACCGCGAGCGCCGAAGGCGGCTGGGTGGACGTCGCACCGGCCCTGCCCGGCGACCTGCACGTCCTCGAACTCGACGGCACCACCGGCTGGTGCGTCAGCCGCAACGCCTGGCTGGCCTCGGCCGCGACGGTCCGCATCGACCCGTCCGCCCCGCCCGTGCGGGCACTGCACGGCGGCGACAACGGCTTTCTCGCTTACGCGTTCGGCACCGGCCCCGTGGTCCTCAGCTGCTATGGCACGCTCGACGTCGTCACTTTGGAACCCGGCGAACTCGTCACCCTCGACAGCGGCCACGTCGTCGCATTCGCCGACACCGTCCAGTGCCGGCTGCGCGCCGTTTCCCCCGGCGGGCCCCAATCGGTGCGGAACGGCGAAGGACTCGTTCTCGACTTCGCCGGCCCCGGTCTGGTGCTCACCCGGACCCGCAGCCCGCGAGCATTGGCCAGTTGGTTGCGGGACAACGGATTCAGCGCCCGCCCGTAG
- a CDS encoding cold-shock protein, which yields MAVGTVKWFNSEKGYGFIAADGGPDVFVHYSAIQMEGFRTLAEGDRVEFEIQAGRDGRSQASDVRKAL from the coding sequence TTGGCTGTCGGCACGGTCAAGTGGTTCAACTCGGAGAAGGGGTACGGCTTCATCGCGGCCGACGGCGGGCCCGATGTCTTCGTGCACTACTCGGCGATCCAGATGGAAGGCTTCCGAACGCTGGCCGAGGGCGACCGGGTGGAGTTCGAGATCCAGGCGGGCCGCGACGGCCGCAGCCAGGCATCGGACGTCCGGAAGGCACTGTGA
- a CDS encoding serine/threonine-protein kinase — protein sequence MSEDLSGRRLGHYRIDGVLGRGGMSVTYKATDVRLGRKVALKVIGEHLTADAEFRERFVDEARNTSAIDHANIVPLYDFDEVDGLLYIAMRLVDGQDLASHIKDGALSPARTLTLLGQVAEALDMLHGKGLVHLDVKPANVLVTTKEAAGEHVYLADFGLTRRGATGHRTRTGDFLGSPTYAAPEHLRGEPLDGRTDQYALACMVYACLSGRPPFQGTVQDVIQGHLGAEIPPLTAIVSLPPAIDDVLRKGTSKDPSQRYGSCAELVAAARVALAAAPQGTPPPRRDAGAPPMGPQTGGVPQQQPYRPAYPQQPQPGFLQDPVRLRPPAQVGASAFTSTAKSRPAWFAPVLAGAAAIVLIVVLVVIFAPKDEPPRPGGGPGTSQSIEVGGTTSSKRLPTSVPVRTSR from the coding sequence GTGTCGGAGGACCTGAGCGGGCGACGGTTGGGCCATTACCGGATCGACGGGGTGCTCGGCCGGGGTGGCATGAGCGTGACCTACAAAGCCACGGACGTCCGGCTCGGTCGCAAGGTCGCCCTGAAGGTCATCGGCGAACACCTCACCGCGGACGCCGAGTTCCGGGAGCGGTTCGTCGACGAGGCCCGCAACACCTCGGCCATCGACCACGCGAACATCGTGCCGCTCTACGACTTCGACGAGGTCGACGGGCTGCTCTACATCGCGATGCGGCTGGTCGACGGCCAGGACCTCGCGTCGCACATCAAGGACGGCGCCCTCTCGCCCGCGCGCACCCTGACGCTGCTCGGCCAGGTCGCCGAAGCGCTCGACATGCTGCACGGCAAGGGCCTCGTCCACCTCGACGTGAAACCGGCGAACGTGCTGGTCACGACCAAGGAAGCGGCGGGCGAGCACGTCTACCTCGCGGACTTCGGGCTGACCAGGCGCGGCGCCACCGGGCACCGCACCCGCACCGGCGACTTCCTCGGCTCACCCACCTACGCCGCGCCCGAGCACCTGCGCGGCGAACCGCTCGACGGCCGCACGGACCAGTACGCGCTCGCGTGCATGGTGTACGCCTGCCTGTCCGGACGGCCGCCGTTCCAGGGGACCGTGCAGGACGTCATCCAGGGGCACCTCGGCGCGGAGATCCCGCCGTTGACCGCGATCGTGTCGCTGCCGCCGGCCATCGACGACGTGCTGCGCAAGGGCACGTCCAAGGACCCGTCACAGCGGTACGGGTCGTGCGCGGAACTCGTCGCCGCGGCCCGTGTCGCGCTGGCCGCCGCGCCCCAGGGCACCCCGCCGCCCCGCCGTGACGCCGGCGCGCCGCCGATGGGCCCGCAGACCGGTGGCGTGCCCCAGCAGCAGCCTTACCGGCCGGCCTACCCGCAGCAGCCTCAGCCCGGTTTCCTCCAGGACCCGGTGCGGCTGCGCCCGCCGGCCCAGGTCGGCGCGAGCGCGTTCACCAGCACCGCCAAGTCCCGGCCCGCGTGGTTCGCGCCCGTCCTCGCCGGCGCGGCGGCGATCGTGCTGATCGTCGTCCTGGTGGTGATCTTCGCCCCGAAGGACGAACCGCCTCGACCGGGTGGCGGACCGGGCACCAGCCAGTCCATCGAGGTCGGGGGCACGACGAGCAGCAAACGCCTGCCCACGAGCGTCCCCGTTCGGACGTCCCGCTGA
- the groL gene encoding chaperonin GroEL (60 kDa chaperone family; promotes refolding of misfolded polypeptides especially under stressful conditions; forms two stacked rings of heptamers to form a barrel-shaped 14mer; ends can be capped by GroES; misfolded proteins enter the barrel where they are refolded when GroES binds) yields the protein MAKMIAFDEDARRGLERGMNILADAVKVTLGPKGRNVVLEKKWGAPTITNDGVSIAKEIELEDPWEKIGAELVKEVAKKTDDVAGDGTTTATVLAQALVREGLRNVAAGANPLGLKRGIEQAVEAIIEQLHKSAKEVETKEQIAATASISAGDTTIGELIAEAMDKVGKEGVITVEESNALGLELELTEGMRFDKGYISGYFVTDPERQEAVLEDPYVLLYGSKIATVKDLLPLLEKVMQSGKPLLIISEDVEGEALATLVVNKIRGTFKSVAVKAPGFGDRRKAILQDIAILTGGQVITEDVGLKLENADLSLLGKARKVVVTKDETTVVEGAGDAEQIQGRVNQIRAEIEKSDSDYDREKLQERLAKLAGGVAVIKAGAATEVELKERKHRIEDAVRNAKAAVEEGIVAGGGVALLQAAEIAFAGLKLEGDEATGANIVRVAVEAPLKQIAINAGLEGGVVVEKVKGLPVGHGLNAATGVYEDLLAAGVPDPTKVTRSALQNAASIAALFLTTEAVVADKPEKAGSAPAMPEGGGMDF from the coding sequence ATGGCCAAGATGATCGCGTTCGACGAGGATGCCCGCCGCGGTCTCGAGCGTGGCATGAACATTCTCGCCGACGCCGTCAAGGTGACGCTCGGCCCCAAGGGCCGCAACGTCGTGCTCGAGAAGAAGTGGGGCGCGCCGACGATCACCAACGACGGCGTCTCCATCGCCAAGGAGATCGAGCTCGAAGACCCGTGGGAGAAGATCGGGGCCGAGCTCGTCAAGGAAGTGGCGAAGAAGACCGACGACGTCGCCGGTGACGGCACGACGACCGCCACCGTGCTCGCCCAGGCTCTGGTCCGCGAGGGCTTGCGCAACGTGGCCGCGGGTGCGAACCCGCTCGGCCTCAAGCGCGGCATCGAGCAGGCTGTCGAAGCCATCATCGAGCAGCTGCACAAGTCCGCCAAGGAGGTCGAGACCAAGGAGCAGATCGCCGCCACGGCGTCCATCTCCGCGGGCGACACCACCATCGGCGAGCTCATCGCCGAGGCGATGGACAAGGTCGGCAAGGAAGGTGTCATCACTGTCGAGGAGAGCAACGCGCTCGGGCTTGAGCTGGAGCTCACCGAGGGCATGCGCTTCGACAAGGGTTACATCTCCGGTTACTTCGTGACCGACCCGGAGCGGCAGGAAGCGGTCCTCGAGGACCCGTACGTCCTGCTCTACGGCTCGAAGATCGCCACCGTGAAGGACCTGCTCCCGTTGCTGGAGAAGGTCATGCAGAGCGGCAAGCCGCTGCTGATCATCTCCGAGGACGTCGAGGGCGAGGCCCTGGCCACGCTGGTCGTCAACAAGATCCGCGGCACGTTCAAGTCCGTCGCCGTCAAGGCCCCGGGCTTCGGCGACCGCCGCAAGGCGATCCTCCAGGACATCGCCATCCTCACCGGTGGCCAGGTCATCACCGAGGACGTCGGCCTCAAGCTGGAGAACGCCGACCTGTCGCTGCTGGGCAAGGCGCGCAAGGTCGTCGTGACCAAGGACGAGACCACGGTCGTCGAGGGTGCGGGTGACGCCGAGCAGATCCAGGGCCGCGTCAACCAGATCCGCGCGGAGATCGAGAAGTCGGACTCCGACTACGACCGCGAGAAGCTCCAGGAGCGCCTGGCGAAGCTCGCCGGCGGTGTCGCGGTCATCAAGGCCGGCGCCGCCACCGAGGTGGAGCTGAAGGAGCGCAAGCACCGCATCGAGGACGCGGTGCGCAACGCCAAGGCCGCCGTCGAGGAGGGCATCGTCGCCGGTGGTGGCGTGGCGCTGCTCCAGGCTGCCGAGATCGCGTTCGCGGGCCTGAAGCTCGAGGGCGACGAGGCGACCGGTGCGAACATCGTGCGCGTTGCCGTCGAGGCGCCGTTGAAGCAGATCGCCATCAACGCCGGCCTCGAGGGTGGCGTCGTGGTGGAGAAGGTCAAGGGCCTCCCCGTGGGTCACGGCCTCAACGCCGCGACCGGCGTGTACGAGGACCTGCTCGCGGCCGGCGTGCCGGACCCGACGAAGGTCACCCGTTCGGCGCTTCAGAACGCCGCGTCGATCGCCGCGCTGTTCCTGACCACCGAGGCAGTGGTGGCGGACAAGCCGGAGAAGGCGGGCTCGGCTCCGGCCATGCCCGAGGGCGGTGGCATGGACTTCTGA
- a CDS encoding phosphodiesterase — protein sequence MLIAHLSDPHLRTDALAAEPAASLRLALGRVLALDPRPDCVVITGDLTEYGDVDSYAQLREVIGAFPLPLHLTTGNHDNPAAMLDVFGGTSFLGGGTSAHYAVAHPGFTVVALDSWRPDGPAGQLGDDQLSWLDDVLGQRPDVPAFVCLHHPPVAVGVPFLDGMRLENGPALGAVLARHGNVARVLAGHVHRAISVPFAGTLVTVAPSTYRQTSLTLRADREIGYLAEPTGFLLHVSTESGFATHTVPVSHAGALIGGF from the coding sequence GTGCTCATCGCGCACCTGAGCGACCCGCACCTGCGCACCGACGCCCTGGCCGCCGAACCCGCCGCCTCCCTGCGCCTCGCGCTCGGCCGGGTGCTGGCACTGGACCCACGGCCCGACTGCGTGGTGATCACCGGCGACCTGACGGAGTACGGCGACGTCGACTCCTACGCCCAGCTCCGCGAGGTGATCGGCGCCTTCCCGCTGCCGCTCCACCTGACCACCGGCAACCACGACAACCCGGCCGCGATGCTGGACGTGTTCGGCGGCACGTCGTTCCTCGGCGGCGGGACGTCGGCGCACTACGCCGTCGCCCACCCCGGCTTCACGGTCGTCGCCCTGGACTCGTGGCGGCCGGACGGGCCTGCCGGGCAACTCGGGGACGATCAGCTGTCGTGGCTGGACGACGTCCTCGGCCAGCGCCCCGACGTGCCCGCGTTCGTGTGCCTTCACCACCCGCCGGTCGCGGTGGGTGTTCCGTTCCTTGATGGGATGCGGCTGGAGAACGGTCCGGCTCTTGGCGCTGTGCTTGCTCGTCATGGCAACGTGGCGCGGGTTCTGGCCGGTCATGTGCATCGGGCGATCAGCGTGCCGTTCGCGGGCACCTTGGTGACCGTCGCGCCGAGCACCTATCGCCAGACGTCGCTGACGCTGCGCGCGGACCGGGAGATCGGGTACCTGGCCGAGCCGACCGGGTTCCTGCTGCACGTGTCCACGGAGTCCGGGTTTGCCACGCACACCGTGCCGGTGAGCCACGCCGGTGCGTTGATCGGCGGGTTCTGA
- a CDS encoding carboxypeptidase regulatory-like domain-containing protein, whose product MNRLVYELDAPPPGLVERIQFAVALENLDVEVARWERAGSFAGVRGGSPGTITFTVDNLTLMVNFTSTGARHRIDGWLVPAGEHTVEVRVAEHASSTTTADDGGRFVLSDVPAGTTQIVVHLVNARGERGRTVVTPTIML is encoded by the coding sequence CTGAACCGCTTGGTGTACGAGTTGGACGCGCCCCCGCCGGGGCTCGTCGAACGGATCCAGTTCGCGGTGGCGCTGGAGAACTTGGACGTCGAGGTGGCCCGCTGGGAGCGGGCGGGTTCGTTCGCGGGGGTGCGTGGTGGCAGCCCCGGGACCATCACGTTCACGGTGGACAACCTGACGTTGATGGTCAACTTCACGTCGACCGGGGCCAGACATCGGATCGACGGCTGGTTGGTGCCGGCCGGTGAGCACACCGTCGAGGTGCGGGTGGCGGAGCACGCTTCGAGCACCACGACGGCTGATGACGGTGGCCGTTTCGTCCTGTCCGACGTACCCGCCGGGACTACGCAGATCGTGGTGCACCTGGTGAACGCCCGGGGTGAGCGTGGGCGGACGGTCGTGACACCGACGATCATGTTGTAG
- a CDS encoding RNA polymerase sigma factor produces the protein MGELRTAGERPPWEGLDGTDRHAACVVAARDGDRRALDVLVADLTPLVWHVARGHGLDRNTAEDVVQTVWLALLRHLDRLVEPRALAGWLVVATRREAQRTWTPARREAALSDELAEQLESQYGLPEDAALVTDRDHRLWRAFGRLSQKCQELLRLTVLAGRAEYRAVAEALSMPRGSIGPTRGRCLTMLRTHLDAEGGSR, from the coding sequence GTGGGAGAACTGCGCACGGCCGGTGAGCGCCCACCGTGGGAAGGTCTGGACGGCACGGACCGGCACGCCGCTTGCGTCGTCGCCGCGCGCGACGGCGACCGCCGGGCACTCGACGTGCTGGTAGCCGACCTGACGCCGCTCGTGTGGCACGTCGCGCGCGGACACGGGCTGGACCGCAACACCGCGGAGGACGTGGTGCAGACGGTCTGGCTCGCGCTGCTGCGCCACCTCGACCGGCTGGTCGAGCCGCGGGCGCTGGCCGGGTGGCTCGTCGTGGCGACGCGCCGTGAGGCACAACGGACCTGGACACCGGCTCGCCGTGAAGCGGCGCTGAGCGACGAGCTGGCGGAACAACTGGAAAGTCAGTACGGCCTGCCCGAGGACGCCGCCCTGGTCACCGACCGGGACCACCGGCTGTGGCGGGCATTCGGGCGTCTGTCGCAGAAGTGCCAGGAGCTGCTGCGGCTCACCGTCCTGGCCGGCCGAGCGGAGTACCGCGCGGTAGCAGAAGCACTGTCCATGCCACGCGGCAGCATCGGCCCCACCAGGGGTCGGTGTCTGACGATGTTGCGCACACATCTCGACGCGGAAGGAGGATCGCGGTGA
- a CDS encoding copper homeostasis protein CutC produces MLEVIALDAADAEAAQAGGAHRLELTVDMAADGLTPPVTVLRDVLAATDLPVRVMLRDAPGFAPGDLDRLRKDAAALREAGASEFVFGFLDANAWVDEAACAALIGELDGCAWTFHRALDNSADPEAAWTVVAGLGCDTVLAAGSAQGVADGFGVLERLAARQETVRLLVGGGLKAEHVPALKAVGVTGFHVGGAVRPGGWGDPVSADAVRTWANLV; encoded by the coding sequence ATGCTTGAGGTCATTGCCCTGGACGCCGCCGACGCCGAGGCCGCGCAGGCCGGCGGGGCGCACCGCTTGGAACTCACCGTCGACATGGCCGCGGACGGGCTGACGCCCCCGGTCACCGTGCTGCGCGACGTGCTGGCCGCGACCGACCTGCCCGTGCGGGTCATGCTGCGCGACGCGCCCGGTTTCGCGCCCGGCGACCTGGACCGGCTCAGGAAGGACGCGGCGGCGCTGCGCGAGGCCGGTGCGTCCGAGTTCGTGTTCGGCTTCCTCGACGCGAACGCCTGGGTGGACGAAGCCGCGTGCGCGGCGCTGATCGGCGAGTTGGACGGCTGCGCGTGGACGTTCCACCGCGCGCTGGACAACTCCGCCGACCCGGAAGCGGCGTGGACGGTCGTCGCCGGACTGGGCTGCGACACGGTTCTCGCCGCCGGGAGCGCGCAGGGGGTTGCCGACGGCTTCGGGGTCCTGGAACGGTTGGCCGCACGGCAGGAAACGGTGCGACTCCTGGTCGGCGGTGGGCTGAAGGCCGAGCACGTCCCGGCGCTGAAAGCCGTTGGCGTCACGGGGTTCCACGTCGGCGGCGCGGTGCGGCCGGGCGGCTGGGGCGACCCCGTCTCCGCCGACGCGGTGCGGACCTGGGCGAATTTGGTCTAG
- a CDS encoding extracellular solute-binding protein, with amino-acid sequence MRFALTAAVVGVAVLAGCTPVQSGPVTGTGTDEKTGHFRVWLFDEVNHGPKEAVVQEAITEFQNAHEGVTVEVQYIQVQTRAERFKAAFSDPASAPDVAEFGNTDLAGYVAGGGFAELDLGQWPDAKDLLPAVLDTGKVDGKVYGVPWYVGVRALYYRTDIFQELNLKPPTKLDEIAPLARQVRAAKPDLLGISAGGKYTYGAMPFVWANGGDIARKDGDKYVSTIDSPEAKAGLRQYTELIADDICPPAQCAGNGGDASVEAFRAGKAAMVIGGDFNRKSVDASSAAGKYAVVPLPGKNAGEIAPAFAGGNLLGVMKGSPRKTLANEFVRLLGGKAYQRKMFDAMGNLPTFGDVQAEVAKANPVLEPFIKTLESGTRFVPVTPDWAKIDAQAVLPTLLQQVAAGGEDLDRAAAQAAEQMNAAFGG; translated from the coding sequence ATGCGGTTCGCACTGACAGCAGCCGTCGTCGGCGTCGCCGTGCTGGCCGGGTGCACCCCGGTCCAGTCCGGCCCCGTCACGGGCACCGGCACGGACGAGAAGACGGGCCACTTCCGGGTCTGGCTGTTCGACGAGGTGAACCACGGCCCGAAGGAGGCGGTGGTCCAGGAAGCGATCACCGAGTTCCAGAACGCGCACGAAGGCGTCACCGTCGAGGTCCAGTACATCCAGGTGCAGACCCGCGCCGAGCGGTTCAAGGCCGCGTTCAGCGACCCCGCCAGCGCGCCCGACGTCGCCGAGTTCGGCAACACCGACTTGGCCGGCTACGTCGCGGGCGGCGGTTTCGCCGAGCTCGACCTCGGCCAGTGGCCCGACGCGAAGGACCTGCTGCCCGCCGTCCTCGACACCGGCAAGGTGGACGGCAAGGTCTACGGCGTCCCCTGGTACGTCGGCGTGCGCGCGCTCTACTACCGCACCGACATCTTCCAGGAGCTGAACCTCAAGCCACCGACGAAGCTGGACGAGATCGCCCCGCTCGCGCGGCAGGTCCGTGCCGCGAAACCGGACCTGCTCGGCATCTCCGCCGGCGGCAAGTACACGTACGGCGCGATGCCGTTCGTGTGGGCCAACGGCGGTGACATCGCCCGCAAGGACGGCGACAAGTACGTCTCCACCATCGACAGCCCCGAGGCCAAAGCCGGTCTCCGCCAGTACACCGAGCTCATCGCGGACGACATCTGCCCGCCGGCCCAGTGCGCGGGCAACGGCGGTGACGCGAGCGTCGAGGCGTTCCGCGCGGGCAAGGCGGCGATGGTGATCGGCGGCGACTTCAACCGCAAGTCGGTCGACGCGTCCAGCGCCGCCGGGAAGTACGCGGTCGTGCCGCTGCCGGGCAAGAACGCGGGTGAGATCGCGCCGGCGTTCGCGGGCGGCAACCTGCTCGGCGTGATGAAGGGCAGCCCGCGCAAGACGTTGGCGAACGAGTTCGTCCGGCTGCTGGGCGGCAAGGCGTACCAGCGCAAGATGTTCGACGCGATGGGCAACCTGCCGACGTTCGGCGACGTGCAGGCCGAGGTGGCGAAGGCGAACCCGGTGCTGGAGCCGTTCATCAAGACCTTGGAGTCGGGCACGCGGTTCGTGCCGGTCACGCCCGACTGGGCCAAGATCGACGCGCAGGCCGTGCTGCCGACGTTGTTGCAGCAGGTCGCCGCCGGTGGTGAGGACCTGGACCGGGCCGCCGCGCAGGCCGCCGAGCAGATGAACGCCGCCTTCGGCGGATGA
- a CDS encoding carbohydrate ABC transporter permease, translated as MMPTRRGDGRIAFAYLAPALLVLAGLMGYPVYQLVLISLFDYGQEQVSGGAPLAFLGLGNYTKLLSQDRFWAVLGQTVGFAAVCVAGTLLVGAVLAVLATRVRTWARMTLFLAALGAWATPAVAGSTIWLFLFDANFGFVNEVLGTTGFSWTYDKWVAFGLVAAQVVWCSFPFVMVTLYAGIKSIPGEVLEAAALDGASTVKTATSVILPLLRPLLIVVTIQSVIWDFKVFTQIYVMTGGGGIAGRNLVLNVYAYQQAFAASEYGLGAAIGVVMTVLLLAVTVGYLRALRRSGEVL; from the coding sequence ATGATGCCGACGAGGAGGGGCGACGGGCGGATCGCGTTCGCCTACCTCGCCCCCGCGCTGCTGGTGCTGGCCGGGCTGATGGGCTACCCGGTCTACCAGCTCGTGCTGATCTCCCTGTTCGACTACGGCCAGGAACAGGTCAGCGGTGGGGCGCCGCTGGCGTTCCTGGGCCTGGGGAACTACACGAAGCTGCTGTCGCAGGACCGGTTCTGGGCCGTGCTGGGGCAGACGGTCGGGTTCGCGGCGGTGTGCGTGGCCGGGACGCTGCTGGTCGGGGCAGTGCTGGCGGTGCTGGCCACGAGGGTCCGGACGTGGGCGCGGATGACGTTGTTCCTCGCCGCGCTGGGCGCGTGGGCGACGCCGGCGGTGGCCGGGTCGACCATCTGGCTGTTCCTGTTCGACGCCAACTTCGGGTTCGTCAACGAGGTCCTGGGCACCACCGGGTTCTCCTGGACCTACGACAAGTGGGTGGCGTTCGGTCTGGTCGCGGCGCAGGTGGTGTGGTGCTCGTTCCCGTTCGTCATGGTCACGCTCTACGCGGGCATCAAGTCGATCCCCGGCGAGGTGCTGGAGGCGGCGGCGCTGGACGGGGCGTCGACCGTGAAGACGGCGACGAGCGTGATCCTGCCGCTGCTGCGACCGCTGCTGATCGTGGTGACCATCCAGTCGGTCATCTGGGACTTCAAGGTGTTCACCCAGATCTACGTCATGACCGGCGGCGGCGGGATCGCCGGGCGGAACCTGGTGCTCAACGTCTACGCCTACCAGCAGGCGTTCGCCGCGTCCGAGTACGGGCTGGGCGCGGCCATCGGCGTGGTGATGACGGTGTTGCTGCTGGCCGTCACGGTCGGGTACCTGCGGGCGTTGCGGCGGAGCGGGGAGGTGCTGTGA